The Asterias rubens chromosome 16, eAstRub1.3, whole genome shotgun sequence region CACAGTGCACAACTTGTAAATTGCAACCCACCCTCTCCAGGACAGCAGCAAAGCTTATGGGAGAGAACAACAATGCAAGATGCAAGATGGCAGATCTCGGAGAAAATTGCGCCCTCATCACCGTGGACTGGAATAATTAAAATGTCTTGTATCCAGACTGCTCGATGTTCTGTGAGCATGTATGAACTAGTCAGACTAGTTTaaaatggcggcgcccatgaaATCAACACACTGTGGCACAAAACAAACGTATTTTTGGGTTATATTTATTGCATTTTCAGTAACTAGTACGCGTCATGAGGATTGTAAAACCGATGAGTACTTACACGAAAAGGACAAATATTCTAGAAATGAGCCCAATACGAAAGTATCACATGAAACAAGTTCAAAAACGCCGTGTGAACTATCGTCTTCAAGAAACGCAAACCACGACGAAGACGACATCGATGATATCAGCAAAGCCAATCAACAACAAAGGGTAGCTCTTGTGTCAACATTTAGTGATTGGCACTTCGATGAAAGACAGCTCCTTATTGGTAAGAAGTTGGTGTTTGCAACTATCAGTCTTTTGCATTGCATGCAAACAACTATTTTGTTAGTGGgcctttaaataattaaaaacattaattaattttaataagtAGTTGTCCAAATAAAAGTCCAATCCCTTTAGATTAGAAGTTTAGCATgtttagttttaattttatcaataaaaacaatgataacATTTTAATTAGCAGATCAGTCTGTCTCTGAGTCAGTGTTTTCTTGTAATTGTATGTTCATGTAttgtataccccccccccccccccgcaataCTTCTATAATTCTACGTTGTGTACTCGGCAAATTAGCAAGTCAGTAATATGCGAAGGAAAAACTTAAAGTTACATGgaattaattgaaaacaaatctaaacTTAAAGAAATTCTAAATAGTAGCAAAGTAACTATATGAAACTTAGGCCTTGAGCCCAATCTCataatattattagttttaGATGATTGATTGTGAGGCCTCCAGTTGTAACattaatgtaaacttaatgtaaactttatagtaaccagggcccaatttcggtTTGTATGCGTGCATACTCCACACTACTCCATTCAAAGGCATTCTTTGATTACAGTACACAGAGAACTGTGATTGTAAACGCAGACTTTGACATTACCAGAGtgatgaaattaggcccagttcctgttttaaaagcaacttAATTATTTaccacaggctttatgaaataagtTGTAATATTGTCACCCTCCTTCCTATGATGTCGGGATGAGGATTACAtgtacgttatcgcaactatgaaACTAGATCCCCGCCACCTGACCTCCAACTTGTTTTTGTCTCACACTTTTTtactatattttgttattagAAACATTGCCATTAGATGACATTGAGGAGAACTACGTTCGGCAAGTGAGAAATGTTGTCTTCTCTAAAGTTTTCCCAAGTCCAATGAAAACAAGATCACATCTTATCGCATTGTCTGAAGAAGTAGCTGGCGGCATCTTAGATCTACATCCAGATGCTTGCAACTCAGAATTCTTCACAGCCTTTGTGACTGGAAACACTTTCCTATCTAACTCTGTTCCGCTGTCTCATCGTTATGGAGGTCACCAGGTCAGTATAATTCAAGTTTATACTTTCCtcattgtttttattaacaatgtTTGTGCCCTTTCTGAAGAACTCCCTAGGGTGTATATTTTTGTCTCAGCTGCCTTCTTGCATACAGTACATGAAGTATTCTCTTTTGCTTTGATTGGCCCTCTGGCCTTTGTCACTGAAAAGTTTACACAACAAATTGATAtttattgataataattatgataatatggatttataatgcgcacttctccagaaaaccgatcaaggcgcctacacaaaataaaaacatacaatagaaaatgaagaataaacataATTTAACTTATATGAAACCCAATGAAAGTCtaagtgaacaagtgtgttttaagtTCCCTCTTAAAGTTGTTGAGTGATGTGGTTTGGCCTAGTGAGACAGGGAGCTTGTTCCATAGGGCAGGAGCAGCTTTGGCGAAAGCACGGTCTCCATAACGAATTGTTCTTGACCTTGACATGCTTTTCTTACAGTTTGGAAGTTGGTCCGGACAGCTTGGGGATGGTAGAGCAGTATTGCTGGGAGAATATGTCAATAGGTAAAGTTAGAAAAAATGGGTTCTATCATTCATTTTGCAAACTCTTTTAAAAGCTGCTCAAGGATTTCACACTCCTATGAGGATCAAGGatggtattatttatttatttatttattattattttatttttgatttttttatggTGGGGTCACCCTCATTGATACTGAGACCATTATAGGGGTAGGAAACTTGCTGTTCAATAATTTTGTAACATGTTTTATTCCAAGGCCTTTTGAAACCCTTTCAAGAAGCTTTATTTAGTATTGAGCATGATGTGTTTAGCGAAGTCTCTTCTGGAGCAGTTATTTGTGAGTGTCTATATtgcaatcttaaaggcagtggacactattggtaattgtcaaagactagccttcacagttagtgtatctcaacatgtgcataaaataacaaacctgtgaaaatttgagctcaatcggtcatcaaagttgcaagataataattgaacgaagaaaacacccttgtcacacgaagttgtgtgcgtttagatggttgattttgagacctcaagttctaaatctgaggtctcgaaatcaaattcttggaaaaattcttctttctcgaaaactatggcacttcatcagagggagccgtttctcacaatgttttataccatcaacctctccccaataatcgtcaccaagaaaggttttatgctaataattattttgagttattaccaatagcgtccactgcttttaatggccaatttatatttaattaatttcaattcaatcaatctttattagatccaataaagggtaattcaaatgctcgcatacagtaaaTACATTGAtataatgtttatttgtttccctTGTAATTAAACCTGCTGGCCGCTATAAACAagttttgtaattaacaaattttaataataaatgttgATTACAAAAGCTCTTTACTTATTATTTCTACAGTAAAGGTGATAGATGGGAGTTACAGTTGAAGGGTTCTGGACTTACTCCATACTCAAGACGTGGTGATGGTAGAGCAGTTCTCAGATCATCAATCAGAGAATTCTTATGTTCGGAAGCCATGTACCATCTTGGGATTCCAACGTCTCGAGTAGTAAGGTACATGTACCTAAGTTCCAAATGGTTGATATCTAGTGTTGTGTAGGTACAAATCATCATTAGAGAGTTTTGGTTTTCgatgacggatggttctgcgacggttacTTTTCAGCCAGACGtttggttctgcgacggttacTTTTCAGCCAGACGTTGTGGTTTTCAGCGCAATGCAGATTCATCCAAAGAACTGTAGTAAAAATTGATGGACAACCGTCATCAAAGCCAGCGCATGCGCAGATGTCGCCAAAGCGTCTTTAACATAATTACTGCTGGTCGCTGggccatctcagctccctggcgagtatacaacctgtgcaacaaatatgagCTACTCagtctgccctcacaggttcccatttaccccttggtggagagaagcaaagaaattatatttaagtgtcttgctcgaggacacaagtgtcatgaccgggactcgaacatACACTGctgtgggagtgtcgtggccgagcggttaagagcaccgaattcaaactctggtgtttctgatcagcagagtgtgggttcgaatccccaaccgtgacacttgtgtccttaagcaagacacataaccattccttcgtccttcggatgggacgtaaagccgttggtcccatgtgttgtgtaaacgcatgtaaaagaacccagtgcacttatcgaaaagagaaggggttcgccccggtgttcctggctggattggcagcatattgcgccacagcaccttgtaaaccattacatggtgcttaaggattaggtcttatatctcaaatttcgccccactccttgcagtaataatacctggcgctttgtatcctttggcaaaaatgCGCGTTaaaaatacggttattattattattattattattattattattacagaaaTACCAAAGTTTAAGGTCAgggctcttatccgctcggccacgacaccctacaaataaaatacaaaaacctATTCAATAACTTTAGTGAGATATGGACTTTGGCAACTAATACAACtatcaattaaatttttgttttttcttgactCAGTCTATCTGTAAGTTCGGATCCTGTCTGGAGAGATCAGTTCTATGACGGTCATCCCAAGCAAGAGAAGGCAGCAGTTGTCTTGAGACTGGCGCCATCTTGGTTCCGTATTGGTTCCTTAGAGATTTTGGCAAAGAATCAAGAGATTGCTCTTCTCAGGTAAGTCTTCAATTGGTTATAAACAAGGAATAGTTAACATGTAAGATAATTGTGATGCAATCAAGTAAATGAATCGTTTATTGGAAAAACCATTGTGGATGAACAAGACAAAACAGACtgacactgaaaaaaaaaatgttaaatgccaaaataatgcaaaaaaacatcttattttATGTTGACAACGGACAGGGGTTTTGTCTGTTGATTTGCTATTCAGATCTTACATGTACCTGGTTTCCCCCATTGGGGTTTTCTCACATCTTAAACTAAACAATTTTCCTCGTTTCCAATTCACCCCGTTATTGgagttatttttttatcatttttgcttagcattattttctgcttgagcagctctatgaaattgggccctgcatgggttttcccagTTTGGGGTTTTTTCTCCCACTTCATGCAACCAAAATAAGCATTCCTTCTTGTATTAAAATCACCAACCTGTTATGAGCGCTTGCGCTgaaattgataaataaaataaataaatagattttgagtGATTTACTCAGTTCGATTCCCACATCATCAGACCTGAGTTTTGCCTGTTGATTTTCAGGTTGACCTGATTGTTACCCATTGGGTTTTTCTTCCCACACCTAAAACGTGTcctaaaatttcattttttttttttttttttttatgatttaccAGTTCTTTGTcctttattgtttttctttaggAAGTTAACAGATTTTTTGATTGCGCAATACTTTGCTGAAGTTCACATGAGTGATGCTGATCGATACTTAGCT contains the following coding sequences:
- the LOC117300570 gene encoding protein adenylyltransferase SelO-like; the protein is MAAPMKSTHCGTKQTYFWVIFIAFSVTSTRHEDCKTDEYLHEKDKYSRNEPNTKVSHETSSKTPCELSSSRNANHDEDDIDDISKANQQQRVALVSTFSDWHFDERQLLIETLPLDDIEENYVRQVRNVVFSKVFPSPMKTRSHLIALSEEVAGGILDLHPDACNSEFFTAFVTGNTFLSNSVPLSHRYGGHQFGSWSGQLGDGRAVLLGEYVNSKGDRWELQLKGSGLTPYSRRGDGRAVLRSSIREFLCSEAMYHLGIPTSRVVSLSVSSDPVWRDQFYDGHPKQEKAAVVLRLAPSWFRIGSLEILAKNQEIALLRKLTDFLIAQYFAEVHMSDADRYLAFFAEVVSETASMIAKWMSVGFAHGVMNTDNFSLLSITIDYGPFGFLDSYIPEFVPNTSDDEALYSYEKQPDVAYFNLNKLRIALLPLVTKQQSSQLGYILEGYQGIYKTRFMQLFRKKLGLTGVEEVDEYIIGFLLRLMQDTSADFTMTFHQLGVLSLDNLYKNEIPESLWALKDLQQHERFSDWTQDYTDRARRAGGETRLTNREEIMNAVNPRYILRNWMAHEAIQKAEGGDYSKLHLLQTVLKTPYKVQDEAEMALFAQRPPQWANKIRVSCSS